A window of Palaemon carinicauda isolate YSFRI2023 unplaced genomic scaffold, ASM3689809v2 scaffold112, whole genome shotgun sequence contains these coding sequences:
- the LOC137635304 gene encoding 110 kDa antigen-like codes for MCENSEVQKSVNSEVHESLNSEVQKSLNSEVQKSVNSEKSVNSDIQESVNSEVQKSVYSEVERSVNSEVQKSVYSKVQKSVNSEKSVNSEVQKFVNSEVQKSVNSEVQKSVNSEVWKSVYSGVQRSVNSAMQRSGNNSSSEIIFCKRSLIIVNVRKHVDCHSSRV; via the exons ATGTGTGAAAATTCTGAAGTACAGAAGTCTGTAAATTCTGAAGTACATGAATCTTTAAATTCTGAAGTACAGAAATCTTTAAATTCTGAAGTACAGAAATCTGTAAATTCTGAA AAATCTGTAAATTCTGACATACAAGAATCTGTAAATTCAGAAGTACAGAAATCTGTATATTCTGAAGTAGAGAGGTCTGTAAATTCTGAAGTACAGAAATCTGTATATTCTAAAGTACAGAAATCTGTAAATTCTGAA AAATCTGTAAATTCTGAAGTACAGAAATTTGTAAATTCTGAAGTACAGAAATCTGTAAATTCTGAAGTACAGAAATCTGTAAATTCTGAAGTATGGAAATCTGTATATTCTGGAGTACAGAGGTCTGTAAATTCTGCTATGCAGAGATCTGGAAACAATAGCTCAAGTGAGATTATTTTTTGTAAACGCAGCCTTATTATTGTTAATGTACGTAAACATGTGGACTGTCATAGCTCAAGAGTATAG
- the LOC137635306 gene encoding gastrula zinc finger protein XlCGF57.1-like isoform X2 → MNFVPRNINGVTRVKTPADEKPFACDMCEKTFLHKISLLSHLRTHTGEKPFTCTFCHESFVNKYFLTKHMISHTGEKPFTCYVCEEKFTTRYLLNKHIVCHAGEVMLQHYARTGVSFTQPAEPKSGSEEHGPKPPSEGEYAKGQSAEQLAKPPSVDHYAKSLASEQFPKVNSVEEYVKYLASEQYRKAHGENFTKPVTSEPYSKSITSPDHYAKAPPEHYVKIPTEPYPPKSLPQEHYPKPPLPALPPHMH, encoded by the coding sequence ATGAACTTTGTACCGAGAAATATCAACGGGGTGACAAGAGTCAAGACCCCAGCGGACGAGAAGCCCTTTGCCTGCGACATGTGTGAGAAGACCTTCCTCCACAAGATCAGTCTGCTCAGCCACCTTCGGACCCATACCGGAGAGAAACCTTTTACCTGCACCTTCTGTCATGAAAGTTTTGTAAACAAATACTTCCTGACTAAGCACATGATCAGCCACACCGGGGAGAAACCCTTCACGTGCTACGTGTGCGAAGAAAAGTTCACCACCCGGTATTTACTCAACAAGCATATTGTTTGTCATGCGGGGGAGGTTATGCTGCAGCACTACGCCAGAACAGGGGTCTCTTTCACCCAGCCTGCCGAACCAAAATCCGGCTCCGAGGAGCACGGCCCGAAACCGCCGAGCGAAGGCGAGTACGCGAAGGGGCAGTCCGCCGAGCAGTTAGCAAAGCCTCCCTCGGTAGACCATTATGCGAAATCTCTCGCCAGCGAACAGTTCCCCAAGGTTAATTCTGTGGAGGAGTACGTCAAGTATCTCGCTTCGGAACAGTACAGAAAAGCGCACGGGGAAAACTTCACAAAGCCGGTGACATCCGAACCTTATTCCAAGTCCATTACTTCCCCTGACCACTATGCGAAGGCGCCCCCAGAGCACTATGTAAAGATCCCAACCGAACCGTACCCACCCAAGTCTCTCCCGCAGGAGCACTACCCCAAACCCCCCCTTCCAGCCCTTCCACCGCACATGCATTAA